Proteins encoded by one window of Mobula hypostoma chromosome 21, sMobHyp1.1, whole genome shotgun sequence:
- the LOC134359986 gene encoding tubulin beta chain-like isoform X2 → MDSVRSGPFGQIFRPDNFVFGRSGASNNWAKGHYTEGAELADSVMDVVRKEAEGCDCLQGFQLTHSLGGGSGAGMGTLILNKIREEYPDRMMLSFSVIPSPKVSDVVVEPYNAILSIHQLIENTDETFCIDNEALHDICFRTLKLTSPTYGDMNHLISATMSGVTTCLRFPGQLNADLRKLAVNMVPFPRLHFFVPGFVPLTSRGSQQYRALTVPELTKQMFDAKNMMAACDPRHGRYLTVAAVFRGRMSMREVDEQMLNVQNKNSPYFVEWIPNNVKTAVCDIPPRGLRMAATFIGNTTAIQELFKRIGEQFSAMFRRKAFLHWYTGEGMDESEFTDAEADMFDLITEYQYYQEVSIHEEPQYDDD, encoded by the coding sequence GACGTAGTGGTGCCTCTAACAACTGGGCCAAAGGTCACTATACTGAAGGAGCTGAATTAGCTGACTCTgttatggatgtggtgaggaaggaggccGAGGGATGTGACTGTCTTCAGGGATTTCAGCTCACTCATTCACTGGGTGGTGGTAGTGGCGCTGGCATGGGCACTCTCATCCTTAACAAGATTCGTGAAGAATACCCTGACAGAATGATGCTGTCCTTCAGTGTTATTCCTTCACCCAAGGTATCAGATGTTGTGGTTGAACCCTATAATGCTATCCTGTCAATTCACCAGCTCATTGAGAACACAGATGAAACATTTTGTATTGATAATGAAGCTCTACATGATATTTGTTTCCGAACTCTCAAGCTTACTTCTCCCACTTACGGTGACATGAACCATTTGATATCAGCCACCATGAGCGGTGTAACAACCTGTCTGCGTTTTCCTGGTCAGCTTAATGCTGACCTCCGTAAACTAGCAGTGAACATGGTCCCCTTCCCCCGCCTGCATTTTTTTGTGCCTGGCTTTGTTCCTCTGACCAGCCGAGGTAGCCAGCAGTACCGTGCCCTCACAGTGCCCGAGCTGACCAAGCAGATGTTTGACGCTAAAAACATGATGGCTGCCTGTGACCCTCGGCACGGCCGCTACCTGACTGTGGCCGCTGTTTTCCGGGGCCGCATGTCCATGAGAGAGGTGGATGAACAAATGCTGAACGTGCAGAATAAAAACAGCCCCTATTTTGTGGAGTGGATCCCAAACAACGtcaagactgctgtgtgtgacatCCCACCCcgaggactcaggatggctgCCACCTTCATTGGCAACACAACAGCTATCCAGGAGCTGTTCAAGCGCATCGGTGAGCAGTTTTCTGCCATGTTTCGCAGGAAAGCCTTTTTGCACTGGTACACAGGCGAGGGCATGGACGAGTCTGAGTTCACTGATGCTGAGGCTGACATGTTTGACCTGATAACTGAATATCAATATTACCAGGAAGTTAGTATTCATGAAGAGCCTCAGTATGATGATGATTAG